From a region of the Agrobacterium tumefaciens genome:
- a CDS encoding carbohydrate kinase, protein MKKILVLGGAHIDRRGMIEAETTPGASNPGHWMEEAGGGGFNAARNLSRLGFEVRIISPRGGDVTGEAVAAAARQAGVEDTPFVFLDRRTPSYTAILERDGNLVIALADMDLYKLFTPRRLRVRSVREAIRSTDIILCDANLPEDTLTAIGLAARVCGKMLAAIAISPAKAVKLKPAFADIDILFMNEAEARALTGENPDDIRQWPDIFRKTGLRGGVVTSGSKQAIAFDRNQAATLVPPRVDDVKDVTGAGDAMASGYLSAIAEGATIMQALRLGAAAAALTVQSPFATSPDLSKNGVELMSGLVPEAETLA, encoded by the coding sequence TTGAAAAAGATACTCGTTCTGGGAGGAGCGCATATCGACAGGCGCGGCATGATCGAGGCGGAAACCACGCCCGGTGCCAGCAATCCAGGACACTGGATGGAAGAAGCAGGCGGCGGCGGCTTCAATGCGGCCCGTAACCTGTCCCGTCTCGGCTTTGAGGTTCGCATCATCAGCCCGCGCGGTGGAGACGTCACTGGCGAGGCCGTTGCGGCAGCGGCTCGACAGGCCGGTGTCGAAGACACCCCTTTCGTTTTCCTCGATCGCCGCACACCAAGTTATACGGCCATTCTGGAACGCGACGGCAATCTGGTCATCGCGCTCGCAGACATGGACCTCTACAAGCTTTTCACGCCGCGACGCCTGCGCGTACGGTCCGTGCGCGAAGCGATCCGCTCGACCGACATTATCCTATGCGACGCCAACCTGCCGGAAGACACGCTGACGGCAATCGGCCTGGCAGCCCGCGTCTGCGGCAAGATGCTTGCGGCGATCGCGATCTCGCCCGCCAAGGCGGTCAAACTCAAACCGGCATTTGCGGACATCGACATTCTTTTCATGAATGAAGCCGAGGCGCGCGCGCTGACCGGAGAGAACCCCGACGATATCCGGCAGTGGCCCGATATCTTCAGAAAAACCGGCCTGCGCGGTGGCGTGGTCACGTCCGGCTCCAAACAGGCGATCGCTTTTGACCGAAACCAGGCAGCGACACTCGTTCCGCCCCGCGTCGACGATGTGAAGGATGTGACCGGTGCGGGCGACGCCATGGCCTCCGGTTATCTTTCCGCCATTGCCGAGGGCGCAACCATCATGCAGGCGCTGCGACTGGGGGCAGCAGCAGCAGCCCTCACCGTCCAATCGCCCTTCGCAACCTCGCCCGATCTATCGAAAAACGGTGTCGAGCTCATGTCGGGACTTGTGCCCGAGGCCGAAACACTGGCATGA
- a CDS encoding aliphatic sulfonate ABC transporter substrate-binding protein, with amino-acid sequence MLTRRGTLGLIAGATGAVFLPHVRRAAAATTTLRIGWQKNGVIALAKSQGALEALLKDRGIEVKWSEFSSGPPLLEALGAGALDIGPTGDVPPLFAQAAGGNLRYVGTYKGAAGGSALLVQKESPIRTLEDLKGKKVAFKRGSSAHNVTVKALRKAGLTLADVTPVDLAPPDAAAAFRSGSIDAWSIWDPYFAVAEKEPTTRVLATAEGIVDPWSYFLANGDFVNENPDLIPVILKELANVGAKAQANIDATAKSLSVITGVPEDVTKVSLTRPGADLGRVSTVPDEAIAYQQALADEFYDLKIVPKKLNVADIIWRPKAS; translated from the coding sequence ATGCTGACACGACGCGGAACATTGGGATTGATTGCAGGCGCAACAGGAGCGGTCTTCTTGCCTCATGTCAGGCGGGCTGCGGCAGCGACGACAACGTTGCGCATCGGCTGGCAGAAGAACGGTGTGATCGCGCTCGCCAAAAGCCAGGGGGCGCTTGAGGCGCTGTTGAAGGATCGTGGTATCGAAGTGAAGTGGTCCGAGTTTTCCTCAGGGCCGCCGCTTCTCGAAGCGCTCGGCGCCGGTGCTCTGGATATCGGCCCGACCGGCGATGTTCCACCGCTCTTTGCACAGGCCGCCGGTGGCAATTTGCGTTACGTCGGCACCTATAAGGGTGCGGCCGGTGGTTCGGCTCTTCTTGTCCAGAAAGAGTCTCCCATCAGGACGTTGGAAGACCTCAAGGGCAAGAAGGTGGCCTTCAAGCGCGGTTCCAGTGCTCATAACGTTACGGTCAAGGCGCTGAGGAAAGCGGGCCTGACACTTGCCGATGTCACCCCCGTTGATCTTGCCCCGCCGGATGCGGCGGCGGCTTTCCGCTCGGGCAGTATCGACGCGTGGTCGATCTGGGACCCGTATTTTGCCGTCGCTGAAAAGGAGCCGACAACGCGTGTGCTGGCAACGGCGGAAGGCATTGTCGATCCGTGGAGCTACTTCCTTGCCAATGGCGATTTCGTCAACGAAAATCCCGACCTGATCCCGGTGATCCTGAAAGAGCTGGCAAATGTCGGCGCCAAGGCGCAGGCAAACATCGATGCCACGGCGAAATCGCTCTCTGTCATCACGGGCGTTCCGGAGGATGTGACGAAGGTTTCGTTGACGCGTCCAGGTGCTGATCTTGGTCGGGTGTCGACTGTGCCGGATGAGGCGATAGCTTACCAGCAGGCACTCGCAGACGAGTTCTATGATCTGAAGATCGTGCCGAAGAAACTGAATGTCGCCGATATCATCTGGCGTCCGAAAGCAAGCTGA
- a CDS encoding Lrp/AsnC family transcriptional regulator: protein MDRLDRKILRILQEDSTLAVADLAKKVGLSTTPCWRRIQKMEEDGVIRRRVALLDPAKVNTKVTVFVSIRTASHSIEWLKRFSEVVSEFPEVVEFYRMSGDVDYLLRVVVPDIAAYDAFYKRMIAKIEIRDVSSAFAMEQIKYTTELPLDYMMLDNPKSGEE, encoded by the coding sequence TTGGATCGCCTTGACCGTAAGATTTTGCGCATTCTGCAAGAAGATTCTACGCTGGCCGTTGCCGATCTGGCAAAGAAGGTCGGCCTTTCGACGACGCCCTGTTGGCGGCGTATCCAGAAGATGGAAGAGGATGGGGTCATTCGTCGCCGTGTGGCCTTGCTCGATCCGGCCAAGGTCAACACCAAGGTTACGGTCTTTGTTTCCATCCGCACCGCATCCCACTCGATTGAATGGCTGAAGCGTTTTTCCGAGGTGGTTTCGGAGTTTCCGGAAGTCGTCGAATTCTACCGCATGAGCGGTGACGTCGATTATCTGCTTCGTGTTGTCGTGCCTGATATCGCCGCCTACGATGCGTTCTACAAGCGCATGATCGCCAAGATCGAAATTCGTGACGTATCCTCGGCCTTCGCCATGGAGCAGATCAAATATACGACCGAACTGCCGCTTGATTACATGATGCTGGACAATCCGAAGTCCGGCGAAGAATAA
- a CDS encoding class I SAM-dependent methyltransferase — MTKNQKIDEEALAEAYNRALALEKAGDVDAAVKAYEEVLAIDPEDHGGAAVRIAAMGRGEVPPKAPDAYVETLFDQHAEAFEDILVEQLGYAVPMMVRQRFQTLELGPFKRLLDLGCGTGLTGEALRDMVDDITGIDISENMVEIAHEKDIYETLYVAEAEDFLEDNDDEPFDLVAATDVLPYLGALEPLFFGAAENMTPGGILVFSSETLPDDVMAGRPYIVGPHQRFAHAESYVRDRLAATGFEIIEVTDINVRMQDGNPTPGHLVIAKLKG; from the coding sequence ATGACGAAAAACCAGAAAATTGACGAAGAGGCACTCGCCGAAGCCTACAATCGCGCACTTGCGTTGGAAAAGGCGGGCGACGTGGACGCTGCCGTCAAGGCTTACGAAGAGGTTCTCGCCATCGATCCGGAGGATCACGGTGGCGCAGCGGTCCGTATCGCGGCCATGGGACGTGGCGAAGTACCACCAAAAGCACCTGACGCCTATGTCGAAACGTTGTTCGACCAGCACGCCGAAGCATTCGAGGACATTCTCGTCGAGCAGCTTGGCTATGCCGTACCGATGATGGTGCGCCAGCGCTTCCAGACACTCGAGCTCGGCCCCTTCAAGCGCCTCCTCGACCTGGGCTGCGGCACCGGCCTCACCGGCGAAGCCCTGCGCGACATGGTCGATGACATCACCGGCATCGACATTTCCGAAAACATGGTCGAGATCGCCCACGAAAAGGACATCTACGAAACGCTCTACGTGGCGGAAGCGGAAGATTTCCTCGAAGACAATGATGACGAGCCCTTCGATCTCGTGGCTGCAACCGATGTTCTGCCCTATCTCGGCGCGCTGGAGCCGCTGTTCTTCGGAGCTGCGGAAAATATGACGCCCGGCGGCATTCTGGTGTTCTCCTCGGAAACGCTTCCAGACGACGTCATGGCTGGCCGACCCTATATCGTCGGTCCGCACCAGCGCTTTGCCCATGCCGAAAGCTATGTGCGCGATCGCCTTGCCGCCACCGGTTTCGAAATCATCGAAGTCACCGACATCAACGTCCGTATGCAGGATGGCAACCCGACCCCCGGCCACCTGGTCATCGCAAAGCTCAAGGGCTGA
- a CDS encoding OmpA family protein gives MLNKNKLLTGVVFPLMSLVVAVEPALAGFSGSPAGIRSTVAADTRPLILAQAEAQAPAEEPNPEEIPRKKRQQAEEAQPQEQRQAEPAPEPQRQPEPQAEQRPRQREAQPEAPAPDQQAAPEQQQERPRRPERAQQQEGEGEQRPDRPRREPAQEAAPAEQQQERPRRPERAQQPEGEGEQQRPRRQERAQEPQAEQPAAQAPENAEPRQKPDRRKQPVEEQAPEQKAQPAEKPAAPEPAAKDAPVPTEAPTPARPRPPEAQPNPAPGQQPSEQQPTEGQGNARPAPLPDAPNPPPQDGSTTGQAPAGEAVPDQVATPQTEAPPMSKEQLDKAKAIAQDPSKTADTVILPVDKGAAVLDSDKEVERSGNRQAREERRREREQGGDYKVPTSDAEAQRAARPDGNPPPPPVKMEAITSQQGERIDQRPQYERPDGVREWQPREGGRRDRDRDAPIILQFGDRVVVRGDDNQRFIRDGGEPYYERLPAGRVRETVERRDGTQVVTIRNRYGDVIQRSRIDDRGREYVLFYAPELMDDPDQDYVYRDPGLDLPPMRLRIPVRDYIIDTSSDPDRDYYRFLEQPPVEPVERVYSLDEVRYSARIRDKVRRIDLDTITFATGSAEIPMAQARSLRKVADAINKALDKNPAETFLIEGHTDAIGSDESNLVLSDERAASVANVLTDVYGIPPENLATQGYGERYLKVQTLTAEQQNRRVTIRRVTPLVRPVAQN, from the coding sequence ATGCTGAACAAGAACAAACTGCTGACAGGGGTGGTCTTTCCCCTGATGTCGCTGGTGGTCGCTGTGGAACCGGCATTGGCCGGTTTTTCCGGGTCTCCGGCAGGCATCCGTTCAACCGTAGCGGCGGATACCCGCCCATTGATCCTGGCGCAGGCTGAGGCGCAGGCGCCTGCCGAGGAACCCAATCCGGAAGAAATTCCGCGCAAGAAGCGCCAGCAGGCCGAAGAAGCTCAGCCGCAGGAGCAGCGTCAGGCGGAACCCGCGCCCGAGCCGCAGCGCCAGCCGGAACCGCAGGCAGAGCAGCGTCCAAGACAGCGTGAGGCGCAGCCGGAAGCACCAGCCCCAGACCAGCAGGCGGCCCCGGAGCAGCAGCAGGAACGTCCGCGTCGTCCCGAGCGCGCGCAGCAGCAGGAAGGTGAGGGCGAGCAGCGCCCGGACCGCCCGCGCCGTGAACCGGCGCAGGAGGCAGCCCCTGCCGAGCAGCAACAGGAGCGCCCACGCCGTCCTGAACGTGCCCAGCAGCCGGAAGGCGAGGGTGAGCAGCAGCGGCCGCGCAGACAGGAGCGCGCCCAGGAACCCCAGGCCGAACAGCCGGCTGCACAGGCGCCCGAAAACGCTGAGCCACGACAGAAGCCGGATCGCCGCAAACAGCCGGTAGAGGAACAGGCGCCTGAGCAGAAGGCGCAGCCAGCCGAAAAGCCGGCCGCTCCAGAACCCGCCGCCAAGGATGCACCGGTTCCGACCGAGGCTCCGACGCCGGCACGTCCGCGTCCGCCGGAAGCACAGCCAAACCCCGCACCTGGCCAGCAGCCGTCCGAGCAGCAGCCAACGGAAGGTCAGGGCAATGCTCGCCCGGCCCCTCTGCCGGATGCACCGAACCCGCCGCCGCAGGATGGTTCAACCACAGGACAGGCCCCGGCTGGTGAAGCCGTTCCCGATCAGGTCGCGACCCCTCAGACCGAGGCGCCGCCAATGAGCAAGGAACAGCTGGACAAGGCCAAGGCGATTGCTCAGGACCCATCCAAGACTGCGGATACGGTTATTCTGCCTGTTGACAAGGGTGCTGCCGTTCTCGACAGCGACAAGGAGGTCGAACGCTCCGGCAACCGTCAGGCCCGCGAAGAGCGGCGCCGCGAACGCGAGCAGGGCGGGGATTACAAGGTTCCGACATCGGATGCCGAAGCCCAGCGCGCCGCAAGACCGGATGGCAACCCGCCGCCACCGCCTGTGAAGATGGAGGCGATCACCTCGCAGCAGGGCGAGCGCATCGATCAGCGCCCGCAATATGAGCGGCCGGATGGCGTGCGCGAATGGCAGCCACGCGAAGGCGGTCGTCGCGACAGAGACCGCGATGCGCCGATCATCCTGCAATTCGGTGATCGCGTCGTGGTTCGTGGTGACGATAACCAGCGCTTCATCCGCGATGGTGGCGAACCCTATTACGAGCGCCTGCCTGCAGGCCGGGTCCGCGAAACCGTCGAACGCCGGGATGGCACCCAGGTCGTGACGATCCGCAACCGTTATGGCGATGTCATCCAGCGTTCGCGCATCGATGATCGCGGCCGGGAATATGTGCTGTTCTATGCGCCTGAGCTGATGGATGATCCGGATCAGGATTACGTCTATCGCGATCCGGGCCTTGACCTGCCGCCGATGCGTCTGCGCATCCCTGTTCGCGATTACATCATCGATACCTCCAGCGATCCGGATCGCGATTACTACCGCTTCCTGGAACAGCCGCCGGTCGAGCCGGTCGAACGCGTCTACTCCCTCGATGAGGTACGGTATTCGGCCCGTATTCGTGACAAGGTGCGTCGTATCGACCTCGATACCATCACCTTTGCCACGGGCAGTGCGGAAATTCCGATGGCGCAGGCCCGCTCGCTGCGCAAGGTGGCCGATGCGATCAACAAGGCGCTGGACAAGAACCCGGCGGAAACCTTCCTGATCGAAGGACATACGGATGCGATTGGTTCGGATGAAAGCAACCTCGTGCTTTCTGATGAACGTGCGGCCTCCGTCGCCAATGTCCTGACGGATGTCTACGGCATCCCGCCGGAAAACCTTGCGACCCAGGGCTATGGCGAGCGTTACCTCAAGGTTCAGACGCTGACTGCGGAACAGCAGAACCGTCGTGTCACCATCCGTCGCGTTACGCCGCTTGTGCGCCCGGTTGCGCAGAACTAA
- the recA gene encoding recombinase RecA codes for MAQNSLRLVEDKSVDKSKALEAALSQIERSFGKGSIMKLGSNENVVEVETVSTGSLSLDIALGIGGLPKGRIIEIYGPESSGKTTLALQTIAEAQKKGGICAFVDAEHALDPVYARKLGVDLQNLLISQPDTGEQALEITDTLVRSGAVDVLVVDSVAALTPRAEIEGEMGDSLPGLQARLMSQALRKLTASISRSKCMVIFINQIRMKIGVMFGSPETTTGGNALKFYASVRLDIRRIGAVKEREEVVGNQTRVKVVKNKMAPPFKQVEFDIMYGEGVSKTGELVDLGVKAGIVEKSGAWFSYNSQRLGQGRENAKTFLRDNPAVANEIELALRQNAGLIADRFLQNGGPDAGEGDDGDGEG; via the coding sequence ATGGCACAAAATTCTTTGCGTCTCGTAGAGGATAAATCGGTGGATAAAAGCAAGGCACTGGAAGCGGCGCTCTCCCAGATCGAACGTTCGTTCGGCAAGGGATCGATCATGAAGCTCGGTTCCAATGAAAACGTAGTCGAAGTCGAAACCGTATCGACGGGTTCGCTCAGTCTGGATATCGCGCTCGGAATCGGTGGTTTGCCGAAGGGGCGTATCATTGAAATTTACGGGCCGGAAAGCTCGGGTAAAACGACGCTGGCGCTGCAGACCATTGCAGAAGCCCAGAAGAAGGGCGGCATCTGCGCCTTCGTGGACGCCGAGCATGCGCTCGATCCGGTCTATGCCCGCAAGCTCGGCGTTGATCTGCAGAACCTGCTGATCTCGCAGCCGGACACGGGTGAACAGGCGCTTGAAATCACCGACACGCTGGTTCGTTCCGGCGCCGTTGACGTTCTCGTCGTCGACTCCGTTGCGGCGCTGACGCCACGTGCGGAAATTGAAGGTGAGATGGGCGACAGCCTTCCAGGTCTTCAGGCCCGTCTGATGAGCCAGGCGCTGCGCAAGCTGACTGCGTCGATCTCTCGTTCGAAGTGCATGGTAATTTTCATCAACCAGATCCGTATGAAGATCGGTGTGATGTTCGGTTCGCCTGAAACCACGACAGGCGGTAACGCGCTGAAGTTCTACGCCTCAGTGCGCCTCGACATTCGTCGTATCGGTGCCGTCAAGGAACGCGAAGAGGTTGTCGGCAACCAGACCCGCGTCAAGGTCGTCAAGAACAAGATGGCTCCGCCCTTCAAGCAGGTCGAATTCGACATCATGTATGGCGAAGGTGTTTCCAAGACCGGTGAGCTTGTCGATCTCGGCGTGAAGGCCGGCATCGTCGAGAAGTCCGGTGCGTGGTTCTCCTACAACAGTCAGCGTCTCGGGCAGGGCCGCGAAAACGCCAAGACCTTCCTGCGCGATAATCCGGCGGTTGCCAATGAGATCGAGCTGGCGCTGCGCCAGAACGCTGGCCTGATCGCCGATCGCTTCCTGCAGAACGGTGGGCCTGACGCCGGTGAAGGTGACGATGGCGACGGTGAAGGCTGA
- a CDS encoding ABC transporter substrate-binding protein: MPISTRLLAAVSIAAISLFSSAAMAQDKLVIGTEGAYPPFNNLEADGTLTGFDIDIAKALCEEMKTECTFVTNDWDGIIPALQAKKFDAIIASMSITPERLQKVDFSKKYYNTPPAIAVPKDSPIKSVEDLKGKSLGAQGSTTHSNYAEKHFPDSDLKMYPTADEYKLDISNGRIDAVIDDIVVLSEWLKSDAGACCKIMTPLKVDPEINGNGAGIAVRKGETALADKFTAAIAAIRANGKYQEINKKYFDFDVYGE; this comes from the coding sequence ATGCCTATTTCCACCCGTCTGCTCGCAGCCGTATCGATCGCCGCCATTTCGCTGTTTTCCAGCGCTGCCATGGCGCAGGACAAGCTCGTCATCGGCACCGAAGGTGCATACCCGCCCTTCAACAATCTTGAAGCCGACGGCACCCTGACCGGCTTCGACATCGACATCGCCAAGGCGCTGTGCGAAGAAATGAAGACCGAATGCACCTTCGTGACCAACGACTGGGACGGTATCATTCCCGCCTTGCAGGCCAAGAAGTTCGACGCCATCATCGCGTCCATGTCGATCACGCCTGAGCGTCTCCAGAAGGTCGACTTCTCGAAGAAATATTACAACACCCCACCGGCAATCGCCGTCCCGAAGGATTCGCCGATCAAGTCTGTCGAAGACCTGAAGGGCAAGTCGCTCGGCGCGCAGGGCTCCACCACCCACTCGAACTATGCCGAAAAGCATTTTCCGGATTCCGACCTGAAAATGTACCCGACCGCAGACGAGTATAAGCTCGACATCTCGAACGGCCGTATCGATGCCGTCATCGACGATATCGTCGTTCTGTCCGAGTGGCTGAAGTCGGATGCCGGTGCATGCTGCAAGATCATGACGCCGCTGAAGGTTGACCCTGAAATCAACGGCAACGGTGCCGGCATTGCTGTCCGCAAGGGTGAAACCGCTCTTGCCGACAAGTTCACGGCTGCTATTGCCGCGATCCGCGCCAACGGCAAATACCAGGAAATCAACAAGAAATACTTCGATTTCGACGTTTACGGCGAATAA
- a CDS encoding aspartate-semialdehyde dehydrogenase yields the protein MNKDMEMMLKGYGLTTAQIFYRMPDHPLVLQSYVWQNYDVAPDFPEMRGFLKFWQEKLDGPLHSVRYVHRQVISAQEWRALKGEFIIH from the coding sequence ATGAACAAAGACATGGAAATGATGCTGAAGGGCTACGGCCTGACAACCGCCCAGATCTTCTATCGCATGCCCGATCACCCGTTGGTTCTCCAGAGCTATGTCTGGCAGAACTATGATGTTGCACCGGATTTCCCTGAAATGCGTGGTTTCCTTAAGTTCTGGCAGGAAAAGCTCGACGGGCCGCTGCACTCGGTTCGCTATGTCCACCGGCAGGTAATATCCGCACAGGAATGGCGTGCCCTGAAAGGAGAGTTCATCATCCACTGA
- a CDS encoding ABC transporter permease — MSGAFSAIGAFWTYVSTLLDPFCGPVGIFSVFGNGTLVACGDTGWGDEIAFGVKVTISLALATLPVGLIIGFLIALAAQSEEKSLRLAAGIYTTIFRGLPELLTLFIVYYGIQMLLQSVAGYVGITGPVEINAFLAGMIALSVVFSSYASEVLLSAFKAIPKGQYEAGDALGLSRARTMTLVIIPQLVRIALPGMTNLWVILLKDTSYVSIIGLADIVRQTGIAARVSKEAFFFYGIACLLYLTLALISSFGIGFIDRWSKKSEVRR; from the coding sequence ATGAGCGGAGCATTTTCCGCCATAGGTGCGTTCTGGACCTATGTCTCGACACTTCTCGACCCATTCTGCGGACCGGTCGGCATTTTCTCGGTTTTTGGAAACGGCACCCTCGTTGCATGCGGCGATACCGGATGGGGCGATGAAATTGCCTTTGGCGTGAAAGTCACGATCTCGCTGGCGCTTGCGACACTGCCTGTCGGATTGATCATCGGCTTCCTGATCGCGCTTGCCGCACAATCTGAAGAAAAATCGCTGCGTCTCGCCGCTGGTATCTACACCACGATTTTCCGTGGACTGCCGGAACTGCTGACGCTCTTCATTGTCTATTACGGCATCCAGATGCTTCTGCAATCTGTCGCCGGATATGTCGGCATCACCGGTCCCGTTGAAATCAACGCCTTCCTCGCAGGCATGATCGCGCTTTCCGTGGTCTTTTCATCCTATGCCTCGGAAGTTCTGCTTTCGGCCTTCAAGGCCATTCCGAAAGGTCAGTATGAGGCTGGCGATGCGCTGGGTCTTTCCCGTGCCCGCACCATGACCCTCGTCATCATTCCACAACTGGTCCGGATCGCCCTGCCCGGCATGACGAACCTCTGGGTCATTCTGCTCAAGGATACGTCCTACGTCTCGATCATCGGCCTTGCCGATATCGTCCGCCAGACCGGTATTGCCGCCCGCGTCAGCAAGGAAGCCTTCTTCTTCTACGGCATTGCCTGCCTGCTTTACCTGACACTGGCGCTGATCTCGTCCTTCGGCATCGGTTTCATCGATCGCTGGTCGAAAAAGTCGGAGGTCCGCCGATGA
- a CDS encoding pseudouridine-5'-phosphate glycosidase — MTRPISPRLPIVYSQEVAAAKQRGAPIVALESTIITHGMPYPGNIEMAESVEQIIRDQGAVPATIAVIHGVLHIGLEKDQLEALAKTTDAMKVSRADIAFAIAERRTGATTVAATMIAAARAGIKVFATGGIGGVHKGAEESFDVSADLTELAKTGVIVVCAGAKAILDVPKTLEVLETQGVPVVTFGSEEFPAFWSRSSGLKSPLSLNSPAAIANFQATREQLGIDGGMLVANPVPEEDEIPSEEMAIYINRAISNAEREEITGKEVTPFLLGDIFKITEGRSLVTNIALVKNNARLAAEIAVALD, encoded by the coding sequence ATGACCCGTCCAATTTCCCCACGTCTCCCCATCGTCTATTCACAGGAAGTCGCGGCCGCCAAGCAGCGCGGAGCGCCGATCGTGGCTCTCGAATCCACCATCATCACTCACGGCATGCCCTATCCGGGCAATATCGAGATGGCCGAAAGCGTCGAACAGATCATCCGTGACCAGGGTGCTGTGCCGGCAACCATCGCCGTCATTCATGGCGTACTGCATATCGGCCTCGAGAAGGACCAGCTCGAAGCACTCGCCAAGACCACCGATGCGATGAAGGTTTCGCGCGCCGATATCGCCTTCGCGATTGCCGAGCGTCGCACCGGCGCCACCACCGTGGCGGCAACCATGATCGCCGCCGCACGCGCCGGCATCAAGGTCTTCGCAACCGGTGGCATCGGCGGCGTACACAAGGGTGCGGAAGAAAGCTTCGACGTATCCGCAGACCTGACCGAACTTGCCAAGACCGGCGTGATCGTTGTCTGCGCCGGCGCCAAGGCTATCCTCGATGTTCCCAAGACGCTCGAAGTTCTGGAAACGCAGGGCGTTCCGGTCGTGACCTTCGGCTCGGAAGAGTTCCCGGCATTCTGGTCGCGCTCCTCCGGTCTCAAAAGCCCGTTGTCGCTCAATAGCCCGGCTGCAATCGCCAATTTCCAGGCAACCCGCGAACAGCTCGGCATCGACGGTGGCATGCTGGTCGCAAACCCTGTTCCGGAAGAAGACGAAATCCCCAGCGAAGAGATGGCCATCTACATCAACCGCGCCATTTCCAACGCCGAACGCGAAGAAATCACCGGCAAGGAGGTCACGCCATTCCTGCTGGGCGATATCTTCAAGATCACGGAAGGCCGCAGCCTGGTGACCAACATCGCGCTTGTGAAGAACAATGCACGCCTCGCAGCAGAGATCGCGGTCGCGCTCGACTGA
- a CDS encoding ABC transporter permease — MSHIQELIPPRPAPPVVDKPFNLSRVVGIAVIALWLILAAGLIFAMIEGWDWDKFERYGPRYIDGLITTITLVGMSIILGAIVSVPIAFGRMSENRFIGSLAYAYVYVFRSTPLLAQLFLIYYGLGSFRHGLESVGLWWFFREAWYCGLLSLTLNTAAYQAEILRGAIQSVPRGQHEGAASLGLSKLVTFRKVILPQALIVALRPYGNEIILMIKGSAVVSIVTVFDLMGQTRYAFSRTFDYQTYLWAAIFYLAIVETLRHVWAWLEARLTRHLKR, encoded by the coding sequence ATGAGCCATATCCAGGAACTCATTCCGCCGCGTCCGGCTCCGCCTGTCGTCGACAAACCCTTCAATCTGTCGCGCGTCGTCGGCATAGCCGTCATCGCGCTCTGGCTGATCCTTGCCGCCGGGCTGATCTTCGCCATGATAGAAGGCTGGGACTGGGACAAGTTCGAGCGATACGGGCCGCGCTACATCGATGGCCTCATCACCACCATTACCCTGGTTGGCATGTCGATCATTCTCGGCGCAATCGTCTCCGTGCCGATTGCCTTTGGTCGCATGTCCGAAAACCGGTTCATAGGCTCGCTCGCTTATGCCTATGTGTATGTGTTCCGCAGCACGCCGCTGCTGGCGCAGCTCTTCCTGATCTATTACGGCCTTGGCAGCTTCCGTCACGGGCTGGAGAGTGTCGGCCTCTGGTGGTTCTTCCGCGAAGCATGGTATTGCGGCCTCCTCTCGCTGACGCTCAATACCGCCGCCTATCAGGCGGAGATCCTGCGTGGCGCAATCCAGAGCGTTCCGCGCGGCCAGCACGAGGGTGCAGCCTCTCTCGGCCTGTCGAAACTCGTGACCTTCCGCAAGGTCATTCTGCCGCAGGCACTGATCGTGGCCCTTCGCCCTTACGGCAATGAGATCATTCTGATGATCAAGGGGTCGGCCGTAGTTTCCATCGTCACGGTGTTCGACCTGATGGGACAGACGCGTTACGCCTTCTCCCGCACCTTCGACTATCAGACCTATCTGTGGGCAGCGATCTTCTACCTGGCGATCGTGGAAACCCTGCGGCACGTCTGGGCATGGCTCGAAGCGCGTCTTACGCGCCATCTGAAGCGATAG